gtatacttcgtttttttacaCGTATGTTAGTGTACGCTTCCGGTCGACCACGCaattaaatgtgcatgtgcGACCTGCACGTACAAAGTATGCCTGTACttttctgatgacgaaattcacaTCACGCGCACACATAAAAAGTGTACTatacttaaaggaacactccactttttttgaaaataggcttattttccaactcccctagagttaaactgttgagttttaccgttttcgaatccattcagctgatctcggggtctggcggtaccacttttagcatagcttagcatagttcattgaatctgattagaccattagcatctcgcttaaaaatgaccaaagagtttcagttttaaataggaaaaatattgaaactctttggtcagttttaagcgagatgctaacggtctaatcagattcaatgaactatgctaagctatgctaaaagtggtaccgccagacctggagatcggctgaatggattcaaaaacggtaaaactcaactgtttacctctaggggagttggaaaattagcctattttcaaaaaaagtggagtgttcctttaatattttgatcaccccctggtggctggctggAGTATAAGTCCCACCCCCTCCATGTAATCAAATGGGACGCAATTCAAACtaaaaaatccaattacacttcaaaaaaaaatgttccgaAGATGGTTTCTGTTATTTTAGATAGTTCTTATCATGCAGACGCATGTTCAAGTGTTTGATTTTCcagtaagtttggttttagttagatatttgatgctataaaaatggggtgtaacgtcatgattgacagctgtgcttgCGATTTAATCTGTGGGAGTATGGGCGAGATTTCTGATACCGCGGCTCCACCTCAGGAACACTACTGTGCAGACTCGGGCTCTAAATGACGTCATCGGCAATGACTGTTTCTCTGAtattttgcattcatttttcaACAGTGTAAGGAAGTGGAAGTGGCATCAACCATCTTTTTTTCTATATGGTAACACTCTGTTTATTTCCTGTCTCTTTGAATCCACTCCTTTCCAAAAGTGCAATGTCAACACTATTAACACAACTCAACCCTTTATGTGcgtatgccttgggcgggaattatttaaatgaggaatattgtgacctGTTCGTTCCCAGAataaaactcaagactacaatggaggtgtttcagggagttcagaaacagtgcgcactgatatagagaataactcccttttgagtgtgctttgtaacttttcagaccttttaccatgctcaaacagcaatattaggggagagtggggtaagatgagccattttttacttatgtggtcctCAAGATAAGCTAAAATGAGAcagaagtacaatgaaagtatctaaagtaatttcaggatgtttcctatcattttaaatgatcagaatacatCTAAAAATATagcttcttataaaaaaaagtgttcctgtggctcaatttaccccaggttAGGGGTAAGTCGATCCAAGACAGTGGGTAAGTTGCACCGTCTAGGTGTAAACTCGCcatctaactgaatctgaatcaaacccatgtgaaattgtaaacataatttacctcttttaaaaactaatttaataatcagtttacaaataatcatatttattttcttaaagctaacttaaacaacataaaaccaaccaaatgaagttgaaatttcaattgtttgcatttctgaaatgCGTCCATATGTTGAACACCAAAGTTGTAACCCTCCcaaaaacagactaaacagagagtttgttgagtaaaattaaataaaagctaaattacaattaattaataaatgtcactgaaactaataaacattttagtcaaaaggttcTTGGCAATGTTTTTTCTGCAATGTCGACTATATTAGGCCATTAGGGACTACAGGTGGAAAGATATATATGATTAAGCATTTTCTGGTTCGTATCAGAGAAGAATTTAGTGTACTTGTACACTGTTCCTATCAAATCAACtcgagaggaaaaaaaaaaaaaaagataaactaaaccagttgcataatattacattgaaattatACCAAtttatacttaaagggttagttcacccaaaaatgaaaataatatcatttattactcaccctcatgccgttccacacccgtaagaccttcgttaatcttcgaaatgcaaattaagatatttttgttgaaatccgatggctcagtgaggcctgcaatagccagcaatgacatttcctctctcaagatccattaatgtactaaaaacatatttaaatcagttcatgtgagtacagtggttcaatattaatattataaagcgacgagaatatttttggtgcgccaaaaaaaaacaaaataacgacttatatagtgatggccgatttcaaaacactgcttcattaagcttcggagcgttatgaatcagcgtgtcgaatcagcggttcggagcaccagagtcacgtgatttcagcagtttggcagtttgacacacgatccgaatcatgattcgatacgttgattcataacgctcatccgaagatgaacgaaggtcttacgggtgtggaacggcatgagagtgagtaataaatgttattttcatttttgggtgaactaaccctttaagagattTAACTTAACTTCAGTGCCTTATGGTGAGGTAAGATAAAACGCTGGCTCAATTTATccccacagcatttggctcactttaccccatagctgccattttgGAAAAAACTAGCTAGCTTACCAATTCAGGCTAATAAAAGCCATTACATCTGTTATgctaaaattttactttgacaagccaaaaaGCAAATGGGTGCCTTCCACTCCTCCCATGTGTttctccttttcacagtctggcagaaatGATGGGTGGTTCCAAAATATATGTGTACAGTTGCCAAGATACAGGGTGTGGGTCAACTCACCCCACTCTCCCtctacacactaaagaaagttgcaaatgtaaaaaagcataataggtcctctttaaggtGAACACATACATGTTCATATGTATTTACTAAGCACATTTTTTTGATCACACCTTGTGGATGAAGCCTCTGTAAGTCATCAGTGAGTTGAGGGCAGATGATAATGGTGTGTAGTCTGGGTGCTCAGGCGGTGTGTGTAGCGTTAAAGCCTGAAGCAAAGTCACATACTCCTCCACCCGCGCAGATGGTGTGCGAAACAGCTCCTGGAGACTGAACACACAATAGGAGTGTTGCCAAGTCACAACTTACTTTACCGGAAAACTACCAGAGTTGTAGCTTTTACTGTACCTCAGCATTCTGGTAGCAACAGTCCggtcgtgtctcttcagaaagttGCGGAATACAGGAAGCATCTCACGacactacaattttttttattattattatttaaaaattatatcaaattgcattttaatttgaaattaaattgtttttttttgtttgtttttttaagtataaTGAGAATATTCAACATTAACATACCTTGACCATAGTTCTCAGAATGGTGGGATAGTTGTTGAAAAAGTTAGTGTAGACTCTTAACTTGGTGCAAAACTTGACACAAACATCCCCCACACACTGCATCGGACCCCACTCCTCCCACCTCTCAGTAAGCTCCTTCAGAAATACACTGAAAGACCATTTGTGAAGGGCAGAGAATGAGTGAGTAAcacaaatagaaatattaaaatatatggaAACAGCACGGACAGTATTTTACTTGTTAGCCTCCAAAATGTCCAGCAGAGGGCAGAAGAGGGTGATGAGACTGACTGAGCTGATGATGGCTCGGTTGGAGTCCAGTGCCGCTCTGAGAGGTGTGTAGTACACTGTGGCCACTGCTTGAAGGTGCCTCACGTATGTTTTCTCACTATTCAAAAGCTCTTTGCACACAGCACTGCGTCTATCTGCATCACTTAACAAACCctaaaaaatacacattttgaagGCATTTGGTAAACCAAATGATCTAAAATAGAAACATCAGCACTAACCTTTGGAGATTCTGGATTGGGGCCATTAAAGGAAGCACTTTCTGTAAGAAAGAGTGGATTGGTGTTCTTCAAACCACCGTTGACCGAAGTCCTTAGGAGAAAGTGTCCCAAGAAGTCTAAGGGATCGTCCTACAGCatgacagcaaaaacagtaaatcAGTGAATTTAGCTTAGATTAACTGGAACAGAATGTTTTTTGCTTACTGGAGTCTCATTCATCAGTGCCACGAGCCCATGAACCAAACACTGCATGACCTCTGATTTAAGGGAAATGACTGGCATCTTTATATGATCCCAGAGGAACAGAcctgtgaaggccacacaaagaaagaaaacggtttgaatacacacacagaaagtAAATGACGTTTAGAATTTCTGACTTACCCAGGATGCGGCCTCTGATCTCTTGACACATAAAGTGCAGCTGTGGCCCCAGCTGTTTCCGCAGTTGCTTACAGGCTTCTTCAATCCATTCAGCCTGTCTGCACCAGCTCAGAAGGAGGGTCTCATGCAGATACACCAGTGGAGGAAACTCACCAGACCCGGACCACTCACTGAGAACTAACAGAAATACAGAAACCGCTTCTTTAAAACACTAAGATGATACTTGACTCAATTTATGTTTCTCATAATCttagaaaaaagtaaaattaaacaagaaaaatatatcaaattaaaaaataaaatgttttaaaattgtaataaaataaaatgattattgttttttgttattattattaatatttgtattattaattgatattattttgtaatatataaatatatgtattatataaatataatatataccaTTTTAGTttaggtatatatatatttaggtatatatacattttcaatccagcattttttagagtgtaaaattaaacaaaataatttactaatactaataaataattagTATTTGTTTAATGAAAcataattttaaagggttagttcacccaaaaattaaaataatgtcattaattactcaccctcatgccgttccacacccgtaagaccttcgttaatcttcggaacacaaattaagatatttttgttgaaatccgatggctccgtgaggcctacataggaagcaatgacatttcctctctcaagatccataaaggtactaaaaacatatttaaatcagttcatgtgagtacagtggttcaatattaatattataaagcgacgagaatatttttagtgcgccaaaaaaaccaaaataacgacttatatatgTTCCAGTCattcccggactccatttcccatgatcctccctggttcacacctgcactcactccaCCACTCAGCCATCACCCACACCTGCAAGTCATCTCCTCATCACCACAGCACTACATAAGACTCTCACTCAGTTCAGTTCACTTTCCGTTCTCGTTTGTAAAAGGACCCTTGTACTACTCCTACGTCTCTAGCGATCTCTAACGATCTCCTACGTCTCCAATGTCTCCCTTTTTTCCTGTCTCTTCCTGTGTTCCTGTGGTTTTTTGAGTGTGTCTCTCCCTATCATCATCCCTGCAATTCTAAGGACTTTATCCATCCACCCAGTATCACCAGCACAAGACTTCATCAGTTATTTCACTCACCTGCTTCACTGTCATTTACTGCTGTTGTCCAATAAACACCACCTACCTGTTTCCCGTTGTCTCAGATCTCCtcaatatagtgatggccgatttcaaaacactgcttcaggaagcttcggagcgttatgaatcagcgtgtcgaatcatgattcggatcgcttgtcaaaccgccaaactgctgaaatcacgtgactttggtgctacgaaccgctgattcaacacgctgattcataacgctccgaagcttcgtgaagcagtgatttgaaatcggccatcactatataagtcgttattttgttttttctggcgcaccaaaaatattctcgtcgctttataatattaatattgaaccactgtactcacatgaactgatttaaatatgtttttagtacattaatggatcttgagagaggaaatgtcattgctgtcaatggaggcctcactgagccatcagatttcaacaaaaatatcttaatttgtgttccaaagatgaatgaaggtcttacgggtgtggaacggcacgagggtgagtaattaatgacattattttaatttttgggtgaactaaccctttaagattaatTAGCATTAATATAATGTTATTCAGTTGGTCTAAATAAGGAATGAAAATAGATTGTCTTGAATTGTTTAACATTTTTCGGTCGCTACATAATTTCACTTTCATTTGTTAATTCATAGTTTTTATGTAACTTTACTGTACTATTCTAAAATGTggtaataacaaataataatgtgTCCAAACGTTCAACTGAAAGTTTAATACAGTAGGTCACAATTTAACCCACTCTCAAGACATATCTGAAACTCACTGTGCTGGTAGGAGCCTGTACAGATTCCTGTGGGAGCTCTGACATTCAGACCAGTCAAAACGGACAACTTCCTCATCAGATCTGTTCCTGCAACTGACCAATCAATACAGAACAACTCCTGAATAAAACATATCTACAATAAATGCCACATGGAATGGCATATCAATGGCTGTGTGAAGCCATGAACTGGGACAAAATAGACAAACTTTACCAGAAGCTGCCAGGGGAGCAAAGATGTTCAGACTCCCTCCATCTGAAGCAGGAACCACCCAGCCACATAACTTCTCCCAGAACTCCCTCACACACGGCGTCAGCACTGTCTTCTCAGTAATGCTCAGTCCTGTGGATAAAAGACaatctgtattatatatatatatatatgagtgttATGCAGCgtgtttgttgtgttgtgatAACTAGTTCATCATCTACAGCTGCTTTTGTATAAAAAATCAGCCATCATAAAGTTCCAGAAAATCTATTCCAGCTGGCAAATATTCCATGTAAATAAAATTTCAAAGAAACCGTAAGACTGGACCCAATATGTTGAATTAATCAGGTAAATTACCATCTGTGAGTGTCAACTCATCTGTGCTTCCTGCCACCAGAATGCCAAGACTTTGCACCATCCTGCCTTGGATCGCCCTTTCCGCCAGGGAGAGCAAAGCCTCCAAGGTCATTCCTTGTGAGTCATATGGCAAAACCACCACAGGCACTTGCACTGCGGCCAGAATCAGCTAGAAATATGAAGTTGAGATCCTTCAGTTCATAAATAACTGTCTCTCATTCAGACAAGAGATGCAACTGAATGTCTTACTTCATATCCAGGAACTCTGGATGACACAAGCAGGAAATGAGGAAGAGGACAGTAGGAATACTTGACTGGTTTGCAGAACAGTGAACTGTAAGGTAACAGTATGTTCAGGAATAGTTTTTCATTATTGTTGTTTGACAAATAAAAAAGGTACTAAATATGATGCAAGAACTGATCTTTTTACTGACCTCATAGTTGTCATTACACTGGAGGCACATGTGCTCTCAAGAGTATTATTCATCCTCAAATCAAGCCGCGGTTCTCTTATTTCCACACTGGAGAGCGAATTTGTCAATCGACACTTTTCCtatagaaaaaaacatgataaattACCCTCTTGTGTAAATTTTTTGTGCATGtaatacaatattgtgttacatAAACACATCTAAGATGAAGATAGGTAACTAACATAAACATGATCGAAATGATCAgtgatttaatgtgtttgtcATTTAGTTTCACTTTAAACCGGGGTTGTCACCTATTTGTGCAtgtatgtatattaatatttatttgtttgtttatttatctatccattaattcattaattaattaaatgtattaatttaattaaatatttattttatttttattttttatttggatAGGACATGCTAGTAGATGAACACTTTTTAGCTATAATAATGTCAGAACCTCACCCCAAGCTGAACAAGAGCAGCAGTAAGACTCAGTGGCTTATGAATAGATGATGTGCCCAATTTACTGGTGTTTAACCATGCTCTCCTGGTCTTCAGTGCAGCCTCTGTGGAAAAAGCAGAAGGGAATACGAGGACCagaacattaaagggttagttcacccaaaaatgaacattctgtcattaattgctcaccctcatgtcgttctaaacccatGAGacgttttgttcattttcagaacgcaaataaagatctttttgatgaaatctgagagctttctgtccctccatagacagctatggaATTGAAAATTtgacgctttaaaaagttcataaagtgaatccatatgaattgagtggtttagtgcaaattttctgaagagactcaattgctttatatgatgaacagatttaaattaggcttttattcacatataaacattgatcaacgaacataaacagaagctcaactgaacctgcttgacgcgtgagaacaaacctcttccagaagctcaaacacgctgcgtaacacgagaacaaacctcactggttctcacacgacaagcaaacatgcttgtgcttccgtttaccacaactgatgtgagttgttatatgtgaatataagcttaaattcaatctgttcatcatataaagcgatcgagtctcttcagaaaatttgcactaaaccactcaatacaaatggattagttttccaatctctttatgaactttttgaaatgtcaaagtttcaattgcgtagctgtctatggagggacagaaagctctcaaatttcctcaaaaagatcttcatttgtgttctgaagatgaacgaaagtctcacaggtttggaacgacatgagggtgtgtaattaataacatcattttcatttttggatgaactaaccctttaacctcaGATCATTTACATTAGTTAAAGATTAAAGAACGATGGATCCAAGACAGGACATGGTAACTGATCGATGAAAGACGAAGACCAAACAGGATCAGGCTGGTCATGGGAATGAATGAGCCTTCGTGACCACACTATACACCGACCTCgaaatttgatttattaataGAAGCCTGaataaaaaggtttttttatgcacataaAAAGCCATTAGGTTTCATATTACATTTGATTGAGGTTAAAGAATTTTACTTTACTTAGACTTAAGATACACAGgccaactttttgagcaatgttgctgggcaaTGTTGCCGTCAACGGGCAACCAGGTGAGACACAGGGCCCCCAACCGATGTAAAAattccagatagaaatttgttgcccattctcaatgggaaagtgcccaagcaacattagGCCCGGGAACATTtgtcaaaaagttgccccgtgtatcatttTCTTAAGTCTAGGTAAAGTAAAACTCTTTAACCTCAATCGAATCAAATTAATTTCATGAGGCCATGTACAAGCAGTGCTGGAATCTCTGGCACTTACTTTTATGCTCTGCTATCTTCTCTCTGATAGTTTGTCTTATCTTGTGCTCTCTCCATCTATCCTCCTGCTCCTCTGGTGCCGTCAAACTCTCATTCAAGGTACCATAGACATCTGCTGCTTCCCGTGCAGTCAGAATATCTAAACTGGCAGTACAGGCCACATAATGTCTTTTCCACGCTCCGTACTCATGATCTGATGGGCTGTAGGGAAGAAACCAGCCCAGACGGATGCACTTTGGAGACCACAGACAGTCCTAGAATCACATAGAGATCACACTGTGAGTGAGTAACATATCTTTGACATTTCTGGCAGTATTCTGAAATTGAATTTTAGAAGATTTTCAGTAACAATGTTTGAATGAAGAGAGAAATTTGATAAAAGCTAGTATCTAATAAATGAAAGGCACATTTGTACTGATTCATTTCTTACCTGCTCTGCCAGGAATCTCCAGTGCCAGCACACCTGTGCTGCAGTGCAGCTGTCTCGAGGACTGAGGAAGGACATGATGTAGAGAGACAGAAAGCGAGGCAACACAGCCGTGAAGTCCATTCGAGTGATAGGGACTGATTCTGCCAAACAATCACTGGTGAACCTAAAATCATAACCAAACAAAGTCATTGTACGAGAAAGTGGAATTCCTCTGCGTGAAATATGTAAGATCAGATATTATGCACTGAGAATTTACTTGAGCTGAGTTTTGGAGCATCTTCTCAGAAGTCGACAAATAAATTCTTTTCTTTGTCGGTCTGTCCACAGGTCAAACCAATGGAGGATGAGAGTTGTTCTTTCCTGAAAAAgctacaaatatatttattgttagattaaatgttgtttcatctaaaataaataatgtaaaagtacaaacatataataatacactgcccggccaaaaaaaaagttgctgtttggttttaataggcaaatatttaagaatctatgaatggatcgttattacagtgattattatgtttctagcatgttacagtgcacagcataaatgagtacaccccctctgaaatttctgaaagtcagcaattactcaattacttagaagacatgttagggttctttagagatatcatgttccagcaagtctgcttaatcagttaccaaagaagcatgtcaaaattattcaggaaaataagattttcttatcaaggtgataaaatgttgtgtagcaaaaatgagtacaccctcctaaaagtaacaaaataaacattttctggtgtaagtttaaggcaatgtttgatcaacagataagtatgttgaaccaaaacatttaaagagaagtaatttcttgacaattaaaagtgtgatatagcccactgaatcattctcatacttaatgctgacaaccacttgggagagaactgtcaggagacttatttcttagcacaaaagaggacagtggtacaagaggattaccaaatcattgttttaagtgtgaaaaaatagcaaaagtaacacagaaattcaaaaacaatggacttgtgataaggcccctgaaataatcaggccttcattttaagctttcatttagtgatgaaggattttttttgccagacaaagagcaggagaaataccaagcgagtgtcgcagagccagcaaaagctatgaaaagagtgactgtctatttcacagagtaagatgcagcctgcagaaatgataTGCATAGTCgctgttctcactggaactacctactgtagccaaagcagaataaagtcagttagccatttccaaagcccatatttacaaaatatagattctgggaatcaatactctggtctcgtgagaccaaatcaatcattttggatttaacagcattcaaaatgttatggtgttgctagaggaggagtacagtgagaagtgcctggttcccacagtaaagttcagggGTAGTAAAGCTcctatagggatgtatgagtgctgatggtgtgagggagttgtgctttatcaatgctgtcatgaattcccacaccactgtgtaatttaatacacaaacttgaaacagaagatatTACCCTTttctcattccctgcattgttgggcattttttcagcatgacaatgaggatatgcattctcccaaattgaaaaaccttctgtggacatgtattgcactcaatcttaacactcttgagcgcctgtgggggattctgtagagacgagttgagcaacactccccattaaagatcagggcatttaaggagctcatcatccaggagttaaacaggacagatgtgacactttgtcatgaacttgtacactccttgccaagaagggtcagagcagtatattcaaaattatggagggcatactaagtgctagaatattatacatttgttgaattaaatctagggtgtactcatttctgcaatccttaatttaaacaaaattggctaatttacttattttatggctattaatgacatatatattttattatgcatatgtttaatacattgccatctttccatgaattctattagtgatcataaagaaaatacatcttttgtatttgtttattgggggtgtactcatttatgctgtgcactgtatatgtttggcaacggtgcattgtcaatacaagatcttgaccgaaaattgatgcacctcttgatggaaataacatcacaacatttatttccatcgagaggtgcatcattttttggtcaagatcttgtattgacaatgcaagaggtgagcactctctaaagtctactccagcacatcccaaaacttacactgagattaaggtcagtgccaattcatgtgtgaaaatgattcttcatgctctctgaaccactctttcacaattttaaccctggtgaatcttgacattgtcatcctgaaat
This window of the Ctenopharyngodon idella isolate HZGC_01 chromosome 17, HZGC01, whole genome shotgun sequence genome carries:
- the LOC127498193 gene encoding epithelial cell-transforming sequence 2 oncogene-like → MNGSDYRQSLSDRPSSDGIETRFSAWTPVTNKACNQQLFQERTTLILHWFDLWTDRQRKEFICRLLRRCSKTQLKFTSDCLAESVPITRMDFTAVLPRFLSLYIMSFLSPRDSCTAAQVCWHWRFLAEQDCLWSPKCIRLGWFLPYSPSDHEYGAWKRHYVACTASLDILTAREAADVYGTLNESLTAPEEQEDRWREHKIRQTIREKIAEHKKAALKTRRAWLNTSKLGTSSIHKPLSLTAALVQLGEKCRLTNSLSSVEIREPRLDLRMNNTLESTCASSVMTTMSSLFCKPVKYSYCPLPHFLLVSSRVPGYELILAAVQVPVVVLPYDSQGMTLEALLSLAERAIQGRMVQSLGILVAGSTDELTLTDGLSITEKTVLTPCVREFWEKLCGWVVPASDGGSLNIFAPLAASVAGTDLMRKLSVLTGLNVRAPTGICTGSYQHILSEWSGSGEFPPLVYLHETLLLSWCRQAEWIEEACKQLRKQLGPQLHFMCQEIRGRILGLFLWDHIKMPVISLKSEVMQCLVHGLVALMNETPDDPLDFLGHFLLRTSVNGGLKNTNPLFLTESASFNGPNPESPKGLLSDADRRSAVCKELLNSEKTYVRHLQAVATVYYTPLRAALDSNRAIISSVSLITLFCPLLDILEANNVFLKELTERWEEWGPMQCVGDVCVKFCTKLRVYTNFFNNYPTILRTMVKCREMLPVFRNFLKRHDRTVATRMLSLQELFRTPSARVEEYVTLLQALTLHTPPEHPDYTPLSSALNSLMTYRGFIHKLKKSLDRDLRILEAQSTIQSCPNLLEGNRYLITTQDVALLSCLNGDIASSLRIYEHVSDLGLFLFNDALVLTEKSVSNVPFCLTVNTTHTFLASVALHCLNLTEIADTKYVQNAFQLESPKRQWICATDREEDKIRLLSALRSAINAAITRN